A window of Vicia villosa cultivar HV-30 ecotype Madison, WI unplaced genomic scaffold, Vvil1.0 ctg.000256F_1_1, whole genome shotgun sequence contains these coding sequences:
- the LOC131626062 gene encoding cyclin-D1-1-like, with the protein MHSLATKTVSLFTNHSLPYSNTHPPCPYKPSIPPAIPRSFPATQNAKPMNEEPTPAILMPLSCVSDCDLLCGEDTSEVLTGDSTEYSSDLDSSSRSSSLFAEEEESIAVFIEHERKFVPGFDYLSRFQSRSLDANAREESVAWILKVHAYYGFQPLTGYLSVNYMDRFLDSRTLPESNGWPLQLLSVACLSLAAKMEEPLVPSLLDLQVEGAKYIFQPRTILRMELLVLTVLDWRLRSVTPLSFLSFFACKLDSTGAFTDFLISRATEIILSNIQEAGFLAYRPSCIAAAAILSAANEIPNWSFIKPEHAESWCEGLRKEKIIGCYELMQEAVVSNNQRNPPKVLPQLRVTTRTRRWSNVSSSSSSSPSSSSSLSFSLSYKKRKLNSNCFWVDDDKGNPE; encoded by the exons ATGCATAGCCTTGCAACCAAGACAGTATCTCTCTTCACCAACCACTCCCTTCCATACTCAAACACTCACCCCCCCTGTCCCTACAAACCCTCCATCCCGCCGGCGATTCCCCGATCGTTTCCGGCAACTCAAAATGCTAAACCAATGAATGAAGAGCCAACACCGGCTATCCTCATGCCTCTCTCTTGCGTCTCCGACTGTGACCTCCTCTGCGGAGAAGACACATCCGAAGTCCTCACCGGAGATTCAACTGAATACTCCTCCGATCTCGATTCATCGTCGCGGTCGTCGTCATTATTCGCGGAGGAGGAGGAATCCATTGCCGTTTTCATAGAACACGAGCGTAAGTTCGTCCCTGGATTCGATTACCTCTCAAGATTCCAATCTCGTTCTCTAGATGCCAACGCCAGAGAAGAATCAGTTGCATGGATTCTCAAG GTACATGCGTACTATGGTTTTCAGCCGTTGACGGGGTACCTTTCCGTTAACTATATGGATCGGTTTTTGGATTCTAGAACTTTACCG GAATCAAATGGATGGCCTCTGCAACTTCTATCAGTTGCATGTTTGTCTTTAGCAGCAAAGATGGAGGAACCCCTGGTTCCTTCTCTCTTGGACCTTCAG GTAGAAGGTGCCAAATACATATTTCAACCAAGAACGATTTTAAGAATGGAGCTACTTGTTCTAACTGTGTTGGATTGGAGGCTAAGATCAGTCACCCCACTTAGCTTCCTTAGTTTCTTTGCGTGCAAACTAGATTCAACTGGAGCATTCACTGACTTCCTCATTTCACGTGCTACAGAAATCATCTTATCTAATATCCAAG AAGCTGGCTTTCTTGCCTACAGGCCATCGTGCATTGCTGCAGCTGCAATACTCTCTGCAGCTAATGAAATTCCTAATTGGTCTTTTATTAAGCCTGAACATGCTGAGTCATGGTGCGAGGGCCTAAGAAAA GAAAAAATTATAGGGTGCTATGAGTTGATGCAAGAAGCCGTGGTAAGCAATAACCAAAGAAATCCACCTAAAGTATTGCCACAGCTGCGAGTTACAACTCGAACCCGAAGGTGGTCCAAtgtctcatcatcatcatcatcatctccatcttcctcCTCTTCACTCTCTTTCTCATTATCTTataaaaaaaggaaattaaatagTAACTGCTTCTGGGTAGATGATGACAAAGGAAACCCCGAGTGA
- the LOC131626049 gene encoding uncharacterized protein LOC131626049, translating to MASVEGLCPCLVEMAGKNDAATAAALEAMAQALEHQPNAGENTGSRSLATFQRENPPVFKGKHEPDGALEWLKEIERIFRVMDCTQAQKVRYGTHMLAVEADDWWLATRPRLEAAGEEITWDVFRREFLRKYYPESVSGKKEIEFHELKQGNMSVTDYAAKFTGLAKFYPYYDGEGAEFSKCVKFENGLRSEIKKAIGYQQIRVFPNLVDSCRIFEEDNAAHYKIVSDRRGKQSQQRGKPYDTPAGKGKQRAAPGQRTSGGGAPASIVCFKCGKAGHKSTYCTDDVKKCFRCGKTGHMMSECRHKEVVCFNCGEEGHIGSQCQKSKKAQAGGKVFALAGTQTSTEDRLIRGTCFINSMPLITIIDTGATHCFIAAECVEKLGLVLSSMNGEMVVEVPAKGYVTTSLVCLKCPLSIFDRDFDVDLVCLPLSGLDVILGMNWLEYNYVHINCYSKTVRFSTAEEEEADLVSPKKLRQLLKEEVEMFSLMATLSIENQAIIDELQVVREFPEVYPDEIPDVPPEREVEFAIDLVPGTRPVSMAPYRMSASELAELKKQLEDLLEKKFVRPSVSATKDR from the exons ATGGCatctgttgagggcttatgccct TGTTTAGTTGAAATGGCTGGAAAAAACGATGCTGCGACTGCTGCTGCTTTGGAGGCTATGGCTCAAGCTCTGGAACATCAACCTAATGCTGGTGAGAATACTGGGTCTCGCAGTTTGGctactttccagagggagaaccCCCCGGTCTTCAAAGGCAAGCACGAACCCGATGGAGCCCTAGAGtggttgaaagagatcgagaggatctttcGTGTAATGGATTGTACTCAGGCTCAAAAAGTTCGCTATGGGACGCATATGCTAGCAGtcgaagctgacgactggtggctaGCAACACGTCCTAGACTAGAAGCTGCAGGTGAAGAGATCACTTGGGACGTGTTCCGAAGAGAATTCCTGAGGAAGTACTATCCTGAGAGTGTCAGTGGCAAGAAGGAAATCGAGTTCCACGAACTGAAACAAGGGAACATGTCAGTGACTGACTATGCTGCAAAGTTCACTGGATTGGCCAAATTTTATCCATACTATGATGGAGAGGGTGCAGAGTTTTCaaaatgcgttaagtttgaaaatgGGTTACGCTCTGAGATCAAGAAGGCTATAGGGTATCAGCAGATCCGCGTTTTCCCTAACTTGGTAGACAGCTgcagaatctttgaggaagataaTGCTGCTCACTATAAGATTGTCAGTGATAGAAGAGGTAAGCAAAGTCAGCAACGTGGCAAGCCTTATGACACTCCAGCTGGTAAGGGCAAACAAAGAGCTGCTCCGGGCCAGAGAACAAGTGGGGGAGGTGCTCCTGCCTCGATTGTGTGTTTTAAATGTGGCAAGGCTGGTCACAAAAGTACTTACTGCACTGATGACGTTAAGAAGTGTTTCCGTTGTGGCAAGACTGGTCATATGATGTCTGAATGTAGACATAAAGAAGTGGTTTGTTTTAATTGCGGTGAAGAAGGACACATTGGAAGTCAATGTCAGAAATCAAAGAAGgcacaagctggtggtaaggtgttcgcatTGGCTGGTACTCAGACAAGCACTGAGGACAGACTCATTAGAGGTACTTGCTTCATCAATAGTatgcctttaattactattatcgatactggtgctactcattgttttattgctgctGAATGTGTTGAAAAGTTGGGTCTTGTGCTATCTTCGATGAATGGCGAGATGGTAGTTGAGGTTCCAGCTAAAGGATATGTGACTACATCTCTTGTTTGTTTGAAGTGTCCGTTGTCGATCTTCGACAGGGACTTTGAtgttgatttagtttgtttgccGTTAAGTGGGTTGGATgtaattttggggatgaactggttagagtatAACTATGTTCATATTAATTGTTATAGCAAGACTGTGAGGTTTTCAACTGCTGAAGAGGAAGAAGCTGATTTGGTGTCACCAAAGAAATTAAGACAGTTGCTGAAGGAAGAAGTTGAGATGTTCTCATTGATGGCAACATTGTCAATTGAGAATCAAGCTATAATTGATGAGTTGCAGGTGGTGCGTGAGTTTCCTGAAGTTTACCCTGATGAGATTCCTGATGTACCGCCAGAAAGAGAGGTTGAATTTGcaattgatcttgtacctggtaccagacctgtttctatggcaccgtacagaatgtctgcatctgaaTTGGCAGAATTAAAGAAGCAATTAGAAGACTTACTGGAGAAGAAGTTTGTCAGACCGAGT GTATCCGCTACCAAGGATAGATGA